In one window of Miscanthus floridulus cultivar M001 chromosome 12, ASM1932011v1, whole genome shotgun sequence DNA:
- the LOC136497404 gene encoding MLO-like protein 1 isoform X2, translated as MSEATLEDTPTWIVASVCSVIVLISFVFERALHHLGKALERRRKTLYEALLKLKEELMLLGFVSLLLVVFQELIQKICIDESLMEHWLPCRGAPAATSASATAHHGVSSSAVINGGRRMLKGGGAAFGHCSSEGKVPLLSLHALEQVHIFIFVLAITQVVLSVATVLLGLLQMRIWMHWENTIQEEGSSAPKMIARVQKIRFVQDRCKGYEKATWVIIWLRSFFKQFYGSVSNDDYIAMRLGFVMEHFRGHPKFNFYDYMIKALEKDFKRVVSIKWYYWIFVMIFLLVNVTGWHSYFWISLVPLALLLLIGTKLEHIINKLAYEVASKHAAGQGEGGIVVSPSDELFWFHSPRLVLVLIHFILFQNAFEFAYFFWTLVMFGVNSCIMDSLGYSVSRIIICVVVQVLCSYSTLPLYAIVSHMGSSFKSAVFADDVAEHLRGWADGARRRVRRSATDVDASCLGTPAAGRGWEGAAGWRSLMAGRSRPTQQLRSISF; from the exons ATGTCGGAGGCGACACTGGAGGACACGCCGACATGGATCGTGGCGTCCGTGTGCTCcgtcatcgtcctcatctcctTCGTCTTCGAGCGCGCGCTCCATCACCTCGGCAAG GCACTGGAGCGCCGGAGGAAGACCCTGTACGAGGCGCTACTGAAGCTCAAAGAAG AGCTCATGCTGCTGGGGTTCGTCTCGCTGCTCCTCGTCGTCTTCCAGGAGTTGATACAGAAGATCTGCATCGACGAGAGCCTCATGGAGCACTGGCTGCCGTGCCGGGGCGCGCCCGCCGCCACCTCGGCGTCGGCGACGGCTCATCACGGCGTCTCGTCCTCCGCAGTCATCAATGGCGGGAGGAGGATGCTCAAAGGCGGCGGGGCAGCTTTTGGGCACTGTTCAAGCGAG GGAAAAGTTCCGTTGCTATCACTTCACGCCTTGGAGCAGGTTCACATTTTCATCTTCGTCCTAGCCATCACTCAAGTCGTTCTCAGCGTCGCCACCGTCCTCCTGGGACTTCTACAG ATGCGGATATGGATGCACTGGGAGAACACCATTCAGGAAGAGGGCAGCTCTG CTCCCAAGATGATCGCCCGTGTGCAGAAAATCAGGTTCGTCCAGGACCGGTGTAAGGGGTACGAGAAGGCCACCTGGGTCATAATATGGCTG CGTTCCTTCTTCAAGCAGTTCTACGGATCAGTATCCAACGACGACTACATTGCGATGAGGCTTGGTTTCGTCATG GAGCACTTTAGGGGGCACCCCAAGTTCAATTTTTATGACTACATGATCAAAGCTCTCGAGAAAGATTTCAAGAGAGTAGTTAGTATAAA ATGGTATTACTGGATTTTTGTGATGATCTTTTTGCTAGTCAATGTCACCG GGTGGCATTCCTACTTCTGGATCTCATTAGTTCCACTGGCT TTGCTGCTTCTGATTGGAACAAAGCTGGAGCACATCATAAACAAGCTGGCCTACGAGGTGGCCTCGAAGCACGCCGCTGGGCAAGGGGAAGGGGGCATCGTCGTGAGCCCTTCAGATGAGCTGTTCTGGTTCCACAGCCCACGGCTGGTGCTTGTCctcatccacttcatcctcttccagAACGCCTTCGAGTTCGCGTATTTCTTCTGGACACTG GTGATGTTCGGCGTCAACTCCTGCATCATGGACAGTCTAGGATACAGCGTATCGCGAATCATCATATG CGTCGTCGTCCAGGTGCTCTGCAGCTACAGCACGCTCCCGCTCTACGCCATTGTGTCCCAT ATGGGGAGTTCGTTCAAGAGCGCTGTGTTCGCGGACGACGTCGCCGAGCATCTCAGAGGCTGGGCCGATGGCGCTCGGAGGCGCGTGCGAAGATCTGCCACGGATGTCGACGCCAGTTGCCTTGGTACGCCGGCGGCGGGACGGGGCTGGGAAGGCGCCGCCGGCTGGAGATCATTGATGGCCGGGAGGAGCCGCCCAACCCAGCAGCTTCGGAGCATCTCCTTCTGA
- the LOC136497404 gene encoding MLO-like protein 1 isoform X1, which yields MSEATLEDTPTWIVASVCSVIVLISFVFERALHHLGKALERRRKTLYEALLKLKEELMLLGFVSLLLVVFQELIQKICIDESLMEHWLPCRGAPAATSASATAHHGVSSSAVINGGRRMLKGGGAAFGHCSSEGKVPLLSLHALEQVHIFIFVLAITQVVLSVATVLLGLLQMRIWMHWENTIQEEGSSAPKMIARVQKIRFVQDRCKGYEKATWVIIWLRSFFKQFYGSVSNDDYIAMRLGFVMEHFRGHPKFNFYDYMIKALEKDFKRVVSIKWYYWIFVMIFLLVNVTGWHSYFWISLVPLALLLLIGTKLEHIINKLAYEVASKHAAGQGEGGIVVSPSDELFWFHSPRLVLVLIHFILFQNAFEFAYFFWTLVGDVRRQLLHHGQSRIQRIANHHMRRRPGALQLQHAPALRHCVPYGEFVQERCVRGRRRRASQRLGRWRSEARAKICHGCRRQLPWYAGGGTGLGRRRRLEIIDGREEPPNPAASEHLLLSSGF from the exons ATGTCGGAGGCGACACTGGAGGACACGCCGACATGGATCGTGGCGTCCGTGTGCTCcgtcatcgtcctcatctcctTCGTCTTCGAGCGCGCGCTCCATCACCTCGGCAAG GCACTGGAGCGCCGGAGGAAGACCCTGTACGAGGCGCTACTGAAGCTCAAAGAAG AGCTCATGCTGCTGGGGTTCGTCTCGCTGCTCCTCGTCGTCTTCCAGGAGTTGATACAGAAGATCTGCATCGACGAGAGCCTCATGGAGCACTGGCTGCCGTGCCGGGGCGCGCCCGCCGCCACCTCGGCGTCGGCGACGGCTCATCACGGCGTCTCGTCCTCCGCAGTCATCAATGGCGGGAGGAGGATGCTCAAAGGCGGCGGGGCAGCTTTTGGGCACTGTTCAAGCGAG GGAAAAGTTCCGTTGCTATCACTTCACGCCTTGGAGCAGGTTCACATTTTCATCTTCGTCCTAGCCATCACTCAAGTCGTTCTCAGCGTCGCCACCGTCCTCCTGGGACTTCTACAG ATGCGGATATGGATGCACTGGGAGAACACCATTCAGGAAGAGGGCAGCTCTG CTCCCAAGATGATCGCCCGTGTGCAGAAAATCAGGTTCGTCCAGGACCGGTGTAAGGGGTACGAGAAGGCCACCTGGGTCATAATATGGCTG CGTTCCTTCTTCAAGCAGTTCTACGGATCAGTATCCAACGACGACTACATTGCGATGAGGCTTGGTTTCGTCATG GAGCACTTTAGGGGGCACCCCAAGTTCAATTTTTATGACTACATGATCAAAGCTCTCGAGAAAGATTTCAAGAGAGTAGTTAGTATAAA ATGGTATTACTGGATTTTTGTGATGATCTTTTTGCTAGTCAATGTCACCG GGTGGCATTCCTACTTCTGGATCTCATTAGTTCCACTGGCT TTGCTGCTTCTGATTGGAACAAAGCTGGAGCACATCATAAACAAGCTGGCCTACGAGGTGGCCTCGAAGCACGCCGCTGGGCAAGGGGAAGGGGGCATCGTCGTGAGCCCTTCAGATGAGCTGTTCTGGTTCCACAGCCCACGGCTGGTGCTTGTCctcatccacttcatcctcttccagAACGCCTTCGAGTTCGCGTATTTCTTCTGGACACTGGTTG GTGATGTTCGGCGTCAACTCCTGCATCATGGACAGTCTAGGATACAGCGTATCGCGAATCATCATATG CGTCGTCGTCCAGGTGCTCTGCAGCTACAGCACGCTCCCGCTCTACGCCATTGTGTCCCAT ATGGGGAGTTCGTTCAAGAGCGCTGTGTTCGCGGACGACGTCGCCGAGCATCTCAGAGGCTGGGCCGATGGCGCTCGGAGGCGCGTGCGAAGATCTGCCACGGATGTCGACGCCAGTTGCCTTGGTACGCCGGCGGCGGGACGGGGCTGGGAAGGCGCCGCCGGCTGGAGATCATTGATGGCCGGGAGGAGCCGCCCAACCCAGCAGCTTCGGAGCATCTCCTTCTGAGTTCTGGCTTCTGA